TGGTTTCAGGGGCGGTGAGTTCGCGGATGTCGGCCTTTTCTGGCGCGATCATGTTTACGGGTTCGATGATTCTGCTCTGGTCGACGCGCTGCAGCTTGCGTGCGGTGACCAGCACGCGCGATTCCAGCGACGAGGCGAACGCATTGTAGGCACCGACCGTTTTGGTGATGGCGGACCCCAGCTTGGTGGCGCGATCGCCCAACACCGCGAACCGTTCATACAATTCGCGGGACAGGTCGAACAGCATTTTCGCGTCATCGGTCAGGCTTTGCTGCTGCCACGCGTATGCCACGGATTTCAGCACCGCCCATAGGGTAATCGGCGAGGTCAAAGCCACCTTGCGTGCAAACGCGTCATCCATCAGCGTCGGGTCAGTTTCCAAAGCCGCCTGCAGCAGGGATTCGTTGGGGATGAAGGCGATCACAAAATCGGGGGCATCGGCGAACGCGTTCCAATAGGCCTTGTCGCCCAAGGTCTTCACATGTTCACGCACTGCCTTGGCATGCGCATGCAGCAGCTCCGACTTTCGCGTCAGCTCCTCGGGCGTGGCGGTATCGGGAATCTCGCACGCCTTCTGGTAGTCGGCATACGGAGCCTTGGCATCGATTGGAATGGTTTTGCCGCCCGGCATATGGATGACCATATCCGGACGCTGCGTACGCCCATCCACGTCGGTGACGACCACCTGGGTGTCAAAATCCACATGTTCCAGCAGTCCCGCGGATTCCACGATGTTCCTCAGCTGCGCCTCACCCCACGCGCCGCGCACCTTGTTGTTGCGCAACGCGGACGACAGGGCGTTGGTTTCGCGGTCAAGACGAGCCTGCTGCTCGCCAAGGCCTTTGAGCTGCTCGCCAAGCGCACCCATTTCCCGCTTGCGACCCTCTTCGATCTGCGAAACCTTCTGCTGCAGGGCGTCAAGATTCTTCTGCACGGGCGCGAGCGCGGACAATACCTTGCTCTGCTCCTGCAGTTTTCGCTCGTTTTCGGCCTGCTTGCGTTCCGCTTCGGCCGCGGCCCGCTCACGCTCCCGCTCCACTCGTTCCTGTTCGGCCCGTTGGGCCTGCGCGAGCTGCGATTTGAGATAGGTCAACTGTTGGGCCAACCCTTCCGCCTGCGTGCGGTATTGGGTCACCGCCGTGGACAATTCGCTGATTTCCTGCCGATCAGCTTCGATCTGCGCTTTCGCCTCGTTAAGATCAGCGGTTTTCGCATCACGGGCCATTTCCTGCCCTTTGGAACGGCCCGCAAAAAAGCCGGCCGCGGCTCCAAGCACGGCCACAACCACCAGAAGAATCACCACAAACACAGGATTGTCGAACATATGTTCTATATAACA
This window of the Bifidobacterium pseudocatenulatum DSM 20438 = JCM 1200 = LMG 10505 genome carries:
- the rmuC gene encoding DNA recombination protein RmuC, which produces MFDNPVFVVILLVVVAVLGAAAGFFAGRSKGQEMARDAKTADLNEAKAQIEADRQEISELSTAVTQYRTQAEGLAQQLTYLKSQLAQAQRAEQERVERERERAAAEAERKQAENERKLQEQSKVLSALAPVQKNLDALQQKVSQIEEGRKREMGALGEQLKGLGEQQARLDRETNALSSALRNNKVRGAWGEAQLRNIVESAGLLEHVDFDTQVVVTDVDGRTQRPDMVIHMPGGKTIPIDAKAPYADYQKACEIPDTATPEELTRKSELLHAHAKAVREHVKTLGDKAYWNAFADAPDFVIAFIPNESLLQAALETDPTLMDDAFARKVALTSPITLWAVLKSVAYAWQQQSLTDDAKMLFDLSRELYERFAVLGDRATKLGSAITKTVGAYNAFASSLESRVLVTARKLQRVDQSRIIEPVNMIAPEKADIRELTAPETNEQ